One stretch of Solenopsis invicta isolate M01_SB chromosome 16, UNIL_Sinv_3.0, whole genome shotgun sequence DNA includes these proteins:
- the LOC105204885 gene encoding STE20-like serine/threonine-protein kinase isoform X2, translated as MRNLRQMCWLFWVGLPMLAAYPLPSPLTADSEHSRASWHWEHYWMRYAIALSSVTATALTLAGCLCCQRHRRPKGFQDKAEKCNQEFKDGSSTGQESAFDRSVEGLELDASRTLAASERIQFEPLPVDSIVSGARNTPKHIAIPLSAPRIEDQDTDRSILQEPCSEWFNSNELYVPREKLKYLREIGHGWFGKVVEGRADLEQSKGISKSGGVVVRILTEEATTREKAWFLGEATPYLKLRHQNVLALLGFCLETDPYLLLFESCPAGDLKGFLLSNCDNKSREALTKENIPIRIAIEIASGLKHMHNHGFAHTDLSARNCLVAPDLSAKLGDYGTGVEKYPEDYYIVGDRALPIRWSAPESLNCTDTTIETQEITLSANMWSYAVLLWEIASWGERPYNDMNDEQVIQMILSLKKQFLPNGTRLLQNYLTNCPPNIFQMIRLCLNVNVKDRPSLDDVKQILSNEHSTHMDFEQRWESLRANSKQHVRSASLQDLRGSIDSDYWTHIVDDAQTTDSLQSSFRLGPDEQVRNIPRMKTATIFQESGSETEEESWKGRIEKGVYTEKVKQKSKSVTDLMVLVHIDPDSDAEWSLGAPTSEKNVKKKLSVTGSDSDLRHTVPADEFDEALKKLRDPLPASNATNKVRSLENLERPKLLTLTTDQSQTPILRLSLDSAGNIPESNDGTQCNASTDSTQRDGEKHVLRLLSKGDPDLPLLRYVPDQISSVEEVEKREDRETRGIPLVSKGDNNDISNHFVSNNAETNTVDVLLWNHALDSALEHKVPGFSDEAEFNEYIDTSTEQSNVSAPELTVTAVSTPDTPQFCNAYSIYTVDDSFSMVENAEIERKPLPNDEEEERKQLSTPDDEQSSDSGFRDKESCEEEEAICSAPGNPLSSVNSNAVSRSSYSEEEPFQILFELDTILDAEYCATSAGPESITELDIEKNISPSKQNTSDLNDASVNVDVINSDPITKESPNRVEATRENMVEEDFEKDATLEKTQKSEAKNDIHQSCDSETEIRALKLDAFNTLQDEQCSQGDYENEDEDSSTVSLRSDNSYVSFGMEEEFVTAIRNELREKLPQAQMQIVESLEVHDDETPSISDDAYVKQWDDEDGEDLSNQVSGGVDISIRYNVYGTPLSPILEERESTVTSESLMSNSRETSVASRESMPSEDVLMVDTRTNEMILLEGRLQDEDRDTTNGDLSEEENLDYTCSVVHPLEDKPRIVKASGGAPLPSPEEESKWQQLPSSFPLPLPMQEDLMSTSFVTEPECCSQDDDEEEEEEEEEEDEDGEEEEEEDEDNSSSSGEFVWKRYNEPHVEQIRIRSTVNNDTANTPTSAELEEELAVEDEEEEEEFTPSAWNAALAPHRSALRSPDKTLKSGDQKKSVWFKKQRYQCVYEYPKETLSTDNQADAITNSEPTSYSDWEEMMNEPRLDLYPLDYDDANHVGNEEFFVTSSNRPFQFQTGESKYVSQFFPGANVASFSDDRDETDSCRQEPHQNNIDFAHEYDQCQQHQLGELRHTRDRLKLNLVSSNGTPSAPFVSARQLYADDEHLNIKENHESELVEKVVTQDQCIVSSPMNDDNTLPKVPHEDVQVSSSSTRISQCDSQETLEPTEKCSVLARD; from the exons ATGCGGAATCTACGTCAGATGTGCTGGCTGTTTTGGGTGGGTCTACCGATGCTCGCAGCCTACCCTCTGCCTTCGCCGCTCACCGCTG ATTCAGAGCACTCACGTGCTTCCTGGCACTGGGAACACTATTGGATGCGTTACGCGATCGCTTTGTCGAGCGTCACCGCCACCGCGCTAACTTTGGCTGGATGCCTTTGTTGCCAAAGGCACAGAAGACCTAAAGGATTCCAG gaCAAAGCTGAAAAATGCAATCAG GAATTTAAAGATGGGAGCAGTACGGGACAAGAGAGTGCGTTTGATCGATCTGTCGAAGGATTGGAACTGGATGCCTCCAGGACGTTAGCTGCTTCTGAGAGAATTCAATTTGAACCTTTACCAGTGGATTCTATCGTGTCTGGAGCTAGAAATACTCCGAAACATATAGCGATACCTTTGTCAGCGCCGCGTATCGAGGATCAAGATACGGATCGCTCTATTCTACAGGAACCATGTAGCGAATGGTTCAACTCCAACGAGCTCTATGTCCCCAGAGAGAAACTCAAGTATCTTAGAGAAATAGGCCACGGATGGTTTGGAAAAGTCGTTGAAGGTCGAGCGGATTTGGAACAGTCGAAAGGCATATCGAAATCGGGCGGCGTAGTAGTGAGAATTCTCACCGAAGAAGCTACCACCAGAGAAAAGGCTTGGTTTCTCGGCGAGGCAACGCCGTACTTGAAACTACGCCACCAAAATGTCCTGGCTCTACTTGGTTTCTGCTTAGAAACCGATCCATACCTCCTACTGTTTGAGTCGTGTCCAGCTGGCGATTTAAAAGGTTTCTTGCTATCAAACTGCGATAATAAATCAAGGGAAGCGCTCACCAAGGAAAACATTCCGATACGAATTGCGATAGAGATTGCGTCTGGCTTGAAACATATGCACAACCACGGCTTCGCGCATACGGATCTCTCCGCGAGAAACTGTTTGGTTGCCCCAGACTTATCAGCCAAGTTAGGTGATTATGGTACCGGTGTCGAGAAGTATCCTGAAGACTACTATATAGTGGGAGACCGGGCCTTGCCCATCAGATGGTCTGCGCCAGAAAGTTTGAATTGTACGGACACTACCATCGAAACGCAAGAGATCACGTTATCGGCCAATATGTGGAGTTACGCGGTTCTTCTCTGGGAGATCGCCAGCTGGGGCGAAAGACCTTACAACGATATGAACGATGAACAGGTTATTCAGATGATCCTATCTCTAAAAAAGCAATTCTTGCCAAACGGCACGCGACTGCTGCAAAATTATCTTACTAATTGTCCgccaaatatatttcaaatgatTCGCTTGTGTTTGAATGTCAACGTGAAAGACAGACCTTCTTTGGACGACGTGAAGCAAATTCTCTCGAACGAGCATTCGACGCATATGGATTTCGAGCAACGGTGGGAGAGTCTACGCGCAAATAGCAAACAGCACGTACGTAGTGCTAGCTTGCAAGATCTACGTGGTAGTATTGATTCCGATTACTGGACTCATATAGTGGATGACGCACAAACGACAGACTCGCTACAGTCCTCGTTTCGCCTTGGACCCGATGAACAAGTGAGAAATATTCCCAGAATGAAGACTGCCACGATATTTCAAGAGTCTGGCTCGGAGACCGAGGAGGAGAGTTGGAAAGGCCGAATCGAGAAGGGTGTTTATACAGAGAAAGTTAAACAGAAGTCCAAGTCTGTAACAGATCTTATGGTGCTTGTACATATCGATCCTGATTCCGATGCGGAGTGGTCACTGGGAGCACCAACGTCGGAAAAGAACGTCAAGAAAAAGTTATCTGTAACCGGTAGTGATAGCGACCTTAGGCATACCGTGCCTGCGGATGAGTTTGATGAAGCGTTGAAGAAATTGAGAGATCCTTTGCCAGCAAGCAATGCTACTAATAAAGTCCGGTCTTTGGAAAATTTAGAACGGCCGAAGCTGTTGACTCTGACCACGGATCAGAGCCAGACGCCAATCTTACGTCTCTCCTTAGACAGCGCGGGAAATATTCCGGAAAGCAACGATGGCACGCAATGTAATGCGAGCACAGATAGTACGCAACGTGACGGTGAGAAGCACGTATTAAGACTATTGTCGAAGGGGGATCCAGATCTTCCCCTTCTTCGTTATGTACCTGACCAAATATCCTCTGTTGAAGAAGTAGAGAAGAGAGAGGATCGTGAAACGCGCGGTATACCCCTCGTAAGTAAAGGGGATAACAATGATATTTCTAATCACTTTGTTTCGAATAATGCCGAGACTAATACGGTAGACGTTCTACTTTGGAATCACGCGTTAGATTCCGCTTTAGAGCACAAAGTACCAGGCTTCTCGGACGAAGCGGAATTCAACGAATATATAGACACATCGACTGAACAAAGTAACGTTAGCGCACCAGAATTGACTGTGACCGCCGTGTCTACACCAGATACACCACAGTTTTGTAACGCTTATTCAATTTACACAGTCGATGATAGCTTTTCTATGGTAGAGAACGCGGAAATAGAACGAAAACCATTGCCAAATgacgaggaagaggaaagaAAGCAATTGTCCACGCCGGATGACGAACAGAGTTCCGATTCCGGTTTTCGAGACAAGGAGTCTTGCGAGGAAGAGGAAGCGATTTGTTCAGCACCCGGCAATCCCCTGTCTTCAGTCAACAGTAATGCAGTTTCCCGATCGTCATATTCCGAAGAAGAGCCATTCCAAATTCTATTTGAGTTAGATACTATTCTAGATGCGGAATATTGCGCCACGTCCGCTGGCCCTGAAAGTATAACGGAACTTGACatcgaaaaaaatatatcgccATCGAAACAGAATACTTCCGATTTAAATGACGCCTCTGTTAATGTTGACGTTATCAATTCCGATCCAATTACGAAGGAGAGTCCGAATCGAGTGGAAGCAACACGTGAAAATATGGTAGAAGAAGACTTCGAGAAAGACGCAACTCTTGAAAAAACGCAGAAGTCTGAGGCCAAAAATGATATCCATCAATCGTGCGATTCAGAAACGGAGATACGCGCTTTAAAATTGGACGCCTTCAACACTCTGCAAGATGAGCAGTGCTCGCAGGGAGATTACGAAAACGAAGATGAGGACAGTTCGACGGTGAGCCTACGTAGTGACAACTCGTACGTGTCGTTCGGTATGGAGGAAGAATTTGTAACAGCGATTCGTAACGAACTCAGGGAAAAATTGCCTCAGGCTCAGATGCAGATCGTTGAATCCTTGGAAGTACACGACGACGAAACTCCTTCCATCTCTGATGACGCGTACGTCAAACAGTGGGACGATGAAGATGGCGAAGATTTATCCAATCAAGTTAGCGGAGGTGTGGATATCTCGATCAg GTATAACGTATATGGAACGCCGCTCAGTCCTATTCTGGAAGAGCGAGAAAGCACCGTCACCTCCGAGTCTTTGATGTCAAACTCTAGAGAGACATCCGTTGCTTCGAGAGAATCGATGCCGTCCGAAGATGTGCTAATGGTGGATACTCGTACGAATGAAATGATATTGTTGGAGGGACGATTACAAGACGAAGATCGAGATACGACGAATGGCGATCTGTCCGAAGAAGAGAATTTAGATTATACTTGTTCAGTAGTGCATCCATTAGAGGATAAGCCGCGTATCGTGAAGGCGAGCGGAGGCGCGCCATTACCGAGTCCCGAGGAAGAATCCAAATGGCAGCAGTTACCTTCGTCTTTCCCGTTACCTCTACCAATGCAAGAAGATTTGATGTCGACGAGTTTTGTTACCGAACCTGAATGTTGTAGTCAGGATGATgacgaagaggaagaggaggaggaggaagaagaagacgaagatggagaagaagaagaagaagaagatgagGATAATAGTTCTAGTTCCGGTGAATTTGTATGGAAG AGATATAATGAGCCGCATGTCGAGCAAATACGAATCAGAAGTACTGTGAATAATGATACAGCGAATACACCGACGAGTGCCGAATTAGAGGAAGAACTGGCAGTcgaggacgaagaagaagaggaagaattCACACCCTCGGCCTGGAATGCCGCTTTAGCACCACATCGATCGGCACTGAGGTCTCCGGATAAAACGTTAAAATCAGGG GATCAGAAGAAGAGCGTATGGTTCAAGAAGCAACGCTATCAGTGCGTATACGAGTACCCGAAAGAAACATTATCGACGGACAATCAAGCGGATGCTATTACCAACTCGGAACCAACGTCATACTctg ATTGGGAAGAAATGATGAATGAACCACGATTAGATTTATATCCTTTAGATTATGATGATGCCAATCATGTTG gAAATGAAGAATTTTTTGTGACTAGCTCAAATCGACCCTTTCAGTTTCAAACTGGCGAAAGTAAGTACGTTAGCCAATTTTTTCCCGGTGCAAACGTGGCTTCGTTCTCTGACGATCGAGATGAAACGGATAGTTGCCGACAAGAACCGCATCAGAACAATATTGATTTTGCGCATGAATATGATCAGTGTCAGCAGCATCAGTTAGGAGAGTTAAGACACACTAGAGatcgtttaaaattaaacttggTATCATCGAATGGTACACCGTCCGCTCCGTTCGTTTCTGCGAGACAGTTGTACGCGGACGATGAGCATTTAAACATTAAAGAGAATCACGAATCGGAACTTGTAGAGAAAGTCGTCACACAGGACCAATGTATTGTATCGAGTCCAATGAATGACGATAACACATTGCCAAAGGTGCCTCACGAAGATGTTCAAGTTAGTTCATCTTCTACAAGAATTTCTCAGTGTGATAGTCAGGAGACGCTGGAACCCACCGAGAAGTGCAGTGTTTTAGCTCGTGATTAA
- the LOC105204885 gene encoding STE20-like serine/threonine-protein kinase isoform X4 produces MRNLRQMCWLFWVGLPMLAAYPLPSPLTADSEHSRASWHWEHYWMRYAIALSSVTATALTLAGCLCCQRHRRPKGFQDKAEKCNQEFKDGSSTGQESAFDRSVEGLELDASRTLAASERIQFEPLPVDSIVSGARNTPKHIAIPLSAPRIEDQDTDRSILQEPCSEWFNSNELYVPREKLKYLREIGHGWFGKVVEGRADLEQSKGISKSGGVVVRILTEEATTREKAWFLGEATPYLKLRHQNVLALLGFCLETDPYLLLFESCPAGDLKGFLLSNCDNKSREALTKENIPIRIAIEIASGLKHMHNHGFAHTDLSARNCLVAPDLSAKLGDYGTGVEKYPEDYYIVGDRALPIRWSAPESLNCTDTTIETQEITLSANMWSYAVLLWEIASWGERPYNDMNDEQVIQMILSLKKQFLPNGTRLLQNYLTNCPPNIFQMIRLCLNVNVKDRPSLDDVKQILSNEHSTHMDFEQRWESLRANSKQHVRSASLQDLRGSIDSDYWTHIVDDAQTTDSLQSSFRLGPDEQVRNIPRMKTATIFQESGSETEEESWKGRIEKGVYTEKVKQKSKSVTDLMVLVHIDPDSDAEWSLGAPTSEKNVKKKLSVTGSDSDLRHTVPADEFDEALKKLRDPLPASNATNKVRSLENLERPKLLTLTTDQSQTPILRLSLDSAGNIPESNDGTQCNASTDSTQRDGEKHVLRLLSKGDPDLPLLRYVPDQISSVEEVEKREDRETRGIPLVSKGDNNDISNHFVSNNAETNTVDVLLWNHALDSALEHKVPGFSDEAEFNEYIDTSTEQSNVSAPELTVTAVSTPDTPQFCNAYSIYTVDDSFSMVENAEIERKPLPNDEEEERKQLSTPDDEQSSDSGFRDKESCEEEEAICSAPGNPLSSVNSNAVSRSSYSEEEPFQILFELDTILDAEYCATSAGPESITELDIEKNISPSKQNTSDLNDASVNVDVINSDPITKESPNRVEATRENMVEEDFEKDATLEKTQKSEAKNDIHQSCDSETEIRALKLDAFNTLQDEQCSQGDYENEDEDSSTVSLRSDNSYVSFGMEEEFVTAIRNELREKLPQAQMQIVESLEVHDDETPSISDDAYVKQWDDEDGEDLSNQVSGGVDISIRYNVYGTPLSPILEERESTVTSESLMSNSRETSVASRESMPSEDVLMVDTRTNEMILLEGRLQDEDRDTTNGDLSEEENLDYTCSVVHPLEDKPRIVKASGGAPLPSPEEESKWQQLPSSFPLPLPMQEDLMSTSFVTEPECCSQDDDEEEEEEEEEEDEDGEEEEEEDEDNSSSSGEFVWKRYNEPHVEQIRIRSTVNNDTANTPTSAELEEELAVEDEEEEEEFTPSAWNAALAPHRSALRSPDKTLKSGDELVGSEEERMVQEATLSVRIRVPERNIIDGQSSGCYYQLGTNVIL; encoded by the exons ATGCGGAATCTACGTCAGATGTGCTGGCTGTTTTGGGTGGGTCTACCGATGCTCGCAGCCTACCCTCTGCCTTCGCCGCTCACCGCTG ATTCAGAGCACTCACGTGCTTCCTGGCACTGGGAACACTATTGGATGCGTTACGCGATCGCTTTGTCGAGCGTCACCGCCACCGCGCTAACTTTGGCTGGATGCCTTTGTTGCCAAAGGCACAGAAGACCTAAAGGATTCCAG gaCAAAGCTGAAAAATGCAATCAG GAATTTAAAGATGGGAGCAGTACGGGACAAGAGAGTGCGTTTGATCGATCTGTCGAAGGATTGGAACTGGATGCCTCCAGGACGTTAGCTGCTTCTGAGAGAATTCAATTTGAACCTTTACCAGTGGATTCTATCGTGTCTGGAGCTAGAAATACTCCGAAACATATAGCGATACCTTTGTCAGCGCCGCGTATCGAGGATCAAGATACGGATCGCTCTATTCTACAGGAACCATGTAGCGAATGGTTCAACTCCAACGAGCTCTATGTCCCCAGAGAGAAACTCAAGTATCTTAGAGAAATAGGCCACGGATGGTTTGGAAAAGTCGTTGAAGGTCGAGCGGATTTGGAACAGTCGAAAGGCATATCGAAATCGGGCGGCGTAGTAGTGAGAATTCTCACCGAAGAAGCTACCACCAGAGAAAAGGCTTGGTTTCTCGGCGAGGCAACGCCGTACTTGAAACTACGCCACCAAAATGTCCTGGCTCTACTTGGTTTCTGCTTAGAAACCGATCCATACCTCCTACTGTTTGAGTCGTGTCCAGCTGGCGATTTAAAAGGTTTCTTGCTATCAAACTGCGATAATAAATCAAGGGAAGCGCTCACCAAGGAAAACATTCCGATACGAATTGCGATAGAGATTGCGTCTGGCTTGAAACATATGCACAACCACGGCTTCGCGCATACGGATCTCTCCGCGAGAAACTGTTTGGTTGCCCCAGACTTATCAGCCAAGTTAGGTGATTATGGTACCGGTGTCGAGAAGTATCCTGAAGACTACTATATAGTGGGAGACCGGGCCTTGCCCATCAGATGGTCTGCGCCAGAAAGTTTGAATTGTACGGACACTACCATCGAAACGCAAGAGATCACGTTATCGGCCAATATGTGGAGTTACGCGGTTCTTCTCTGGGAGATCGCCAGCTGGGGCGAAAGACCTTACAACGATATGAACGATGAACAGGTTATTCAGATGATCCTATCTCTAAAAAAGCAATTCTTGCCAAACGGCACGCGACTGCTGCAAAATTATCTTACTAATTGTCCgccaaatatatttcaaatgatTCGCTTGTGTTTGAATGTCAACGTGAAAGACAGACCTTCTTTGGACGACGTGAAGCAAATTCTCTCGAACGAGCATTCGACGCATATGGATTTCGAGCAACGGTGGGAGAGTCTACGCGCAAATAGCAAACAGCACGTACGTAGTGCTAGCTTGCAAGATCTACGTGGTAGTATTGATTCCGATTACTGGACTCATATAGTGGATGACGCACAAACGACAGACTCGCTACAGTCCTCGTTTCGCCTTGGACCCGATGAACAAGTGAGAAATATTCCCAGAATGAAGACTGCCACGATATTTCAAGAGTCTGGCTCGGAGACCGAGGAGGAGAGTTGGAAAGGCCGAATCGAGAAGGGTGTTTATACAGAGAAAGTTAAACAGAAGTCCAAGTCTGTAACAGATCTTATGGTGCTTGTACATATCGATCCTGATTCCGATGCGGAGTGGTCACTGGGAGCACCAACGTCGGAAAAGAACGTCAAGAAAAAGTTATCTGTAACCGGTAGTGATAGCGACCTTAGGCATACCGTGCCTGCGGATGAGTTTGATGAAGCGTTGAAGAAATTGAGAGATCCTTTGCCAGCAAGCAATGCTACTAATAAAGTCCGGTCTTTGGAAAATTTAGAACGGCCGAAGCTGTTGACTCTGACCACGGATCAGAGCCAGACGCCAATCTTACGTCTCTCCTTAGACAGCGCGGGAAATATTCCGGAAAGCAACGATGGCACGCAATGTAATGCGAGCACAGATAGTACGCAACGTGACGGTGAGAAGCACGTATTAAGACTATTGTCGAAGGGGGATCCAGATCTTCCCCTTCTTCGTTATGTACCTGACCAAATATCCTCTGTTGAAGAAGTAGAGAAGAGAGAGGATCGTGAAACGCGCGGTATACCCCTCGTAAGTAAAGGGGATAACAATGATATTTCTAATCACTTTGTTTCGAATAATGCCGAGACTAATACGGTAGACGTTCTACTTTGGAATCACGCGTTAGATTCCGCTTTAGAGCACAAAGTACCAGGCTTCTCGGACGAAGCGGAATTCAACGAATATATAGACACATCGACTGAACAAAGTAACGTTAGCGCACCAGAATTGACTGTGACCGCCGTGTCTACACCAGATACACCACAGTTTTGTAACGCTTATTCAATTTACACAGTCGATGATAGCTTTTCTATGGTAGAGAACGCGGAAATAGAACGAAAACCATTGCCAAATgacgaggaagaggaaagaAAGCAATTGTCCACGCCGGATGACGAACAGAGTTCCGATTCCGGTTTTCGAGACAAGGAGTCTTGCGAGGAAGAGGAAGCGATTTGTTCAGCACCCGGCAATCCCCTGTCTTCAGTCAACAGTAATGCAGTTTCCCGATCGTCATATTCCGAAGAAGAGCCATTCCAAATTCTATTTGAGTTAGATACTATTCTAGATGCGGAATATTGCGCCACGTCCGCTGGCCCTGAAAGTATAACGGAACTTGACatcgaaaaaaatatatcgccATCGAAACAGAATACTTCCGATTTAAATGACGCCTCTGTTAATGTTGACGTTATCAATTCCGATCCAATTACGAAGGAGAGTCCGAATCGAGTGGAAGCAACACGTGAAAATATGGTAGAAGAAGACTTCGAGAAAGACGCAACTCTTGAAAAAACGCAGAAGTCTGAGGCCAAAAATGATATCCATCAATCGTGCGATTCAGAAACGGAGATACGCGCTTTAAAATTGGACGCCTTCAACACTCTGCAAGATGAGCAGTGCTCGCAGGGAGATTACGAAAACGAAGATGAGGACAGTTCGACGGTGAGCCTACGTAGTGACAACTCGTACGTGTCGTTCGGTATGGAGGAAGAATTTGTAACAGCGATTCGTAACGAACTCAGGGAAAAATTGCCTCAGGCTCAGATGCAGATCGTTGAATCCTTGGAAGTACACGACGACGAAACTCCTTCCATCTCTGATGACGCGTACGTCAAACAGTGGGACGATGAAGATGGCGAAGATTTATCCAATCAAGTTAGCGGAGGTGTGGATATCTCGATCAg GTATAACGTATATGGAACGCCGCTCAGTCCTATTCTGGAAGAGCGAGAAAGCACCGTCACCTCCGAGTCTTTGATGTCAAACTCTAGAGAGACATCCGTTGCTTCGAGAGAATCGATGCCGTCCGAAGATGTGCTAATGGTGGATACTCGTACGAATGAAATGATATTGTTGGAGGGACGATTACAAGACGAAGATCGAGATACGACGAATGGCGATCTGTCCGAAGAAGAGAATTTAGATTATACTTGTTCAGTAGTGCATCCATTAGAGGATAAGCCGCGTATCGTGAAGGCGAGCGGAGGCGCGCCATTACCGAGTCCCGAGGAAGAATCCAAATGGCAGCAGTTACCTTCGTCTTTCCCGTTACCTCTACCAATGCAAGAAGATTTGATGTCGACGAGTTTTGTTACCGAACCTGAATGTTGTAGTCAGGATGATgacgaagaggaagaggaggaggaggaagaagaagacgaagatggagaagaagaagaagaagaagatgagGATAATAGTTCTAGTTCCGGTGAATTTGTATGGAAG AGATATAATGAGCCGCATGTCGAGCAAATACGAATCAGAAGTACTGTGAATAATGATACAGCGAATACACCGACGAGTGCCGAATTAGAGGAAGAACTGGCAGTcgaggacgaagaagaagaggaagaattCACACCCTCGGCCTGGAATGCCGCTTTAGCACCACATCGATCGGCACTGAGGTCTCCGGATAAAACGTTAAAATCAGGG GATGAGTTGGTAG GATCAGAAGAAGAGCGTATGGTTCAAGAAGCAACGCTATCAGTGCGTATACGAGTACCCGAAAGAAACATTATCGACGGACAATCAAGCGGATGCTATTACCAACTCGGAACCAACGTCATACTctg A